A region of Paenibacillus sp. JNUCC-31 DNA encodes the following proteins:
- the thrB gene encoding homoserine kinase yields MSLQQRVTVKVPASTANLGPGFDTLGMALSLYVWLEMKPAEQTTFHLYGDHLTGLPTDKSNLIYEVAQMVFNEAGISVPELDISMYSDIPLTRGLGSSASAIVGALVAANALIGTPLSDAKLLDMATSLEKHPDNVGASLYGGIIAAAWDGSRVDHIRIEPHQDLQTLVIVPDFELSTSKARNVIPQQFDKSDVIHNISRSSLLVAALASGRLDMIQKAMSDRIHQPYRTSLVPGMAEILEHAVSHGALGAALSGAGPTVLTLVDRHDIRKEELKQYLIDTMSREGITASALWLDPDLDGVTVLSDQDESPFLDRIKGEVNA; encoded by the coding sequence GCTTTGTCTCTCTATGTCTGGCTTGAGATGAAACCGGCTGAGCAAACGACATTCCATTTATATGGGGACCATCTGACAGGTCTGCCTACAGATAAATCCAATTTGATATATGAAGTTGCACAGATGGTGTTCAACGAAGCCGGGATTTCCGTGCCTGAGTTGGATATTTCCATGTACTCCGATATTCCTCTCACACGTGGACTGGGAAGCAGTGCATCGGCTATCGTAGGTGCATTGGTTGCTGCTAATGCATTAATTGGTACTCCGTTATCGGATGCCAAGCTTCTGGACATGGCTACGTCACTGGAGAAACATCCGGATAATGTGGGGGCTTCATTATATGGAGGTATCATTGCAGCGGCGTGGGATGGCAGTCGTGTAGATCATATTCGTATAGAGCCGCATCAGGATTTGCAGACGTTAGTTATCGTACCAGACTTCGAGTTGTCCACTTCAAAAGCAAGGAATGTGATCCCGCAGCAGTTCGACAAGTCTGATGTCATTCACAATATAAGCAGATCATCCCTACTCGTTGCAGCTTTGGCAAGTGGGCGATTGGATATGATCCAAAAGGCGATGTCTGATCGTATTCATCAGCCTTACAGAACATCATTGGTTCCAGGGATGGCTGAGATTCTGGAACATGCGGTCAGTCATGGAGCTCTAGGCGCTGCTTTGAGCGGGGCTGGCCCAACCGTTTTGACGTTGGTAGATCGTCATGACATCCGCAAGGAAGAACTGAAGCAATACTTGATAGATACCATGAGTCGTGAAGGTATTACTGCTTCGGCATTGTGGCTGGATCCGGACTTGGACGGTGTTACCGTGCTGTCTGATCAAGATGAAAGTCCTTTTTTGGACAGAATTAAAGGGGAAGTTAACGCATGA